One Streptomyces sp. V4I8 genomic window carries:
- the tgmB gene encoding ATP-grasp ribosomal peptide maturase: MTVLIVTNEEDVTADMVVVHLNASAVPVVRLDPADLTDGVALSGEYVHGAFRGHLSSAGRLVSVTGLRSIWMRRPGAAAARAATPSAWLTEEAGQALYGILRGCDVRWMNHPDAARRARYKPWQLRLAQRCGLPVPATLITSFPQAAREFAARYPDLVVKPVSGTHPQDPPRAVPTSRVSPDADFSAVAFGPTLLQRRVAKRADIRLTVVGERLLAADKVTGAEAEVDVRFAASDAPWHPVEVAPRVAEAVLAYMREAELAYGAFDFVEDADGTWWFLECNQSGQFGFIEVDTGQPISLSIAEWLARPASGERPHANGESAKVP; this comes from the coding sequence ATGACCGTCCTGATTGTGACGAACGAAGAAGACGTGACGGCGGACATGGTGGTCGTGCACCTGAACGCGTCCGCCGTTCCGGTGGTCCGGCTCGATCCCGCCGACCTGACCGACGGGGTCGCCCTGTCGGGCGAGTATGTGCACGGTGCCTTCCGCGGCCATCTGTCGTCCGCGGGACGCCTGGTGAGCGTCACCGGGCTGCGGTCGATATGGATGCGCAGGCCGGGAGCGGCGGCCGCGCGGGCCGCCACGCCCTCGGCCTGGCTGACGGAGGAGGCCGGGCAGGCGCTGTACGGCATCCTGCGGGGCTGTGACGTGCGCTGGATGAACCACCCCGACGCGGCCCGCCGGGCGCGCTACAAACCGTGGCAGCTGCGGCTGGCGCAGCGGTGCGGGCTGCCCGTTCCCGCCACGCTGATCACGTCCTTCCCGCAGGCCGCCCGCGAGTTCGCCGCGCGCTATCCGGATCTGGTGGTCAAGCCGGTGTCCGGTACGCATCCGCAGGATCCGCCCCGGGCGGTGCCGACCAGCAGGGTGTCCCCGGACGCGGACTTCTCCGCCGTCGCGTTCGGGCCGACCCTGCTGCAACGGCGGGTGGCCAAGCGGGCCGACATCCGGCTCACCGTGGTAGGCGAGCGGTTGCTGGCCGCCGACAAGGTGACCGGGGCCGAGGCCGAGGTGGACGTCCGGTTCGCCGCGTCCGACGCGCCGTGGCACCCGGTCGAGGTCGCACCGCGCGTCGCCGAGGCGGTCCTCGCCTATATGCGGGAGGCGGAACTCGCCTACGGCGCCTTCGACTTCGTCGAGGACGCCGACGGGACGTGGTGGTTCCTGGAGTGCAACCAGTCGGGCCAGTTCGGGTTCATCGAGGTGGACACGGGCCAGCCGATATCGCTGAGCATCGCCGAGTGGCTCGCCCGGCCCGCCTCCGGGGAGCGGCCGCACGCCAACGGGGAGAGCGCGAAGGTTCCCTGA
- the tgmA gene encoding putative ATP-grasp-modified RiPP, translated as MQPFALNYARPAAELEVTAAYVYDSGLQLNVLRDGRIAAGDHALLRELGTTTSTAGSKTHFDD; from the coding sequence ATGCAACCGTTCGCGCTCAACTATGCACGGCCGGCAGCGGAGTTGGAGGTCACCGCTGCGTATGTCTACGACTCCGGTCTGCAGTTGAACGTGCTGCGTGACGGGCGGATAGCCGCCGGTGATCACGCGCTCTTGCGGGAGTTGGGGACCACGACATCCACGGCGGGCTCGAAGACCCACTTCGACGACTGA
- a CDS encoding DUF1232 domain-containing protein, protein MGSTTEVIVVAVVLAAVVLAVAVRLLVRLVRTRRLMRRAGLPTGPRWVFWGAVLYFVLPADLVPDPVYLDDIGVLLLALRTLRRSPEAGPPDAVGYRK, encoded by the coding sequence GTGGGGTCGACCACCGAGGTGATCGTCGTCGCCGTGGTCCTGGCGGCCGTCGTGCTCGCCGTGGCCGTCCGGTTGCTGGTGCGGCTCGTGCGGACCCGGCGGCTGATGCGGCGCGCCGGGCTGCCGACCGGGCCGCGCTGGGTGTTCTGGGGTGCCGTCCTGTACTTCGTACTGCCCGCCGACCTGGTGCCCGATCCGGTGTATCTGGACGACATCGGCGTGCTCTTGCTGGCACTGCGTACCCTGCGCCGCTCTCCCGAGGCGGGACCGCCGGACGCCGTTGGTTACAGAAAGTAA
- a CDS encoding lamin tail domain-containing protein: MRIRTVATTAVAVGTLAALSAGPAQATEYSSALKIKGIQYDAPGRDSNSCSTGNTDEEYLTIKNYSSSATVNLKGYLVKDKTGNRFTFTANHYLQPGDYVKLRGGNGTDSDTHNVVYRDNCNFLWNNDKDSIYLYKPSGAGADSHSYTKSGNDGDGNGYITYHN; encoded by the coding sequence ATGCGCATACGCACTGTCGCCACAACCGCCGTCGCGGTCGGCACACTCGCCGCACTGTCCGCCGGCCCGGCCCAGGCCACCGAGTACTCGTCCGCGCTGAAGATCAAGGGCATCCAGTACGACGCCCCCGGCCGCGACTCCAACAGCTGCTCCACCGGCAACACCGACGAGGAGTACCTGACGATCAAGAACTACTCGTCGAGTGCCACGGTCAACCTCAAGGGCTACCTCGTGAAGGACAAGACCGGCAACCGGTTCACGTTCACCGCGAACCACTACCTCCAGCCCGGCGACTATGTGAAGCTCCGGGGCGGCAACGGCACCGACTCCGACACGCACAACGTCGTCTACCGCGACAACTGCAACTTCCTGTGGAACAACGACAAGGACTCGATCTACCTCTACAAGCCCTCGGGCGCCGGGGCGGATTCGCACTCCTACACCAAGAGCGGGAACGACGGGGACGGCAACGGGTACATCACGTACCACAACTGA
- a CDS encoding DUF1152 domain-containing protein has translation MFSLLEPPFFTRLRAARRVLVAGAGGGFDVYAGVPLALALRAAGKEVHLANLSFSELYGLDLDVWVDHDVAAIRPDTTIRGDYFPERALARWLALQELPDTVYAFPRTGVQPLRDAYRALLEHLGGVDAIVLVDGGTDILMRGDEHGLGTPEEDMASLAAVAGLDEVPVRLVACLGFGVDSYHGVNHSLVLEKLAALDREGGYLGTFSLPRESREGSLFLDAVEHAQRATPDHPSIVQGSVAAAVRGDFGDVRFTERTKDSELFINPLMALYFCVDAPALARRNLYLDRLENTALMRQISSVIAEFRDGLPRQRPPRAYPH, from the coding sequence GTGTTCTCACTTCTGGAGCCCCCTTTCTTCACCCGGCTGCGCGCTGCGCGCCGGGTGCTCGTCGCCGGTGCGGGCGGCGGATTCGACGTGTACGCCGGTGTGCCGCTCGCCCTCGCCCTGCGGGCGGCCGGCAAGGAGGTCCATCTGGCCAACCTTTCCTTCTCGGAGCTGTACGGGCTGGATCTCGACGTGTGGGTGGACCACGACGTCGCGGCGATACGCCCGGACACCACGATCCGCGGCGACTACTTCCCCGAACGGGCCCTCGCACGCTGGCTCGCCCTCCAGGAGCTGCCCGACACGGTGTACGCGTTTCCCCGCACGGGCGTCCAGCCCCTCAGGGACGCCTACCGGGCCCTCCTGGAGCATCTGGGCGGCGTGGACGCCATCGTGCTGGTGGACGGTGGGACCGACATCCTGATGCGCGGCGACGAGCACGGGCTGGGCACACCGGAGGAGGACATGGCCAGTCTGGCCGCCGTGGCCGGGCTGGACGAGGTTCCGGTGCGCCTGGTGGCGTGTCTCGGGTTCGGCGTGGACTCCTACCACGGGGTCAACCACTCCCTGGTGCTGGAGAAGCTGGCCGCGCTGGACCGGGAGGGCGGCTACCTCGGCACGTTCTCACTGCCGCGCGAGAGCCGCGAGGGGAGCCTGTTCCTGGACGCGGTCGAGCACGCCCAGCGGGCCACACCGGACCACCCGAGCATCGTCCAGGGTTCCGTCGCCGCCGCCGTACGCGGCGACTTCGGCGACGTCCGCTTCACCGAACGGACCAAGGACAGCGAGCTGTTCATCAATCCGCTGATGGCCCTGTACTTCTGCGTCGACGCCCCCGCCCTCGCTCGCCGCAACCTCTATCTCGACCGGCTCGAGAACACCGCGCTGATGCGCCAGATCAGCTCGGTCATCGCGGAGTTCCGCGACGGGCTGCCGCGCCAGCGGCCACCGCGGGCCTACCCGCACTGA
- a CDS encoding FAD-dependent oxidoreductase: MPRPLRVAIVGAGPAGIYAADALLKSDVAAEPGVSIDLFERMPAPFGLIRYGVAPDHPRIKGIITALHQVLDKPQIRLFGNVDYPTDLNLDDLRAFYDAVIFSTGATADRALSIPGIELDGSYGAADFVSWYDGHPDVPRTWPLQAEKVAVLGVGNVALDVARVLAKTADELLPTEIPANVYDGLKANKAVEIHVFGRRGPAQAKFSPMELRELDHSPNIEVIVDPEDIDYDEGSIETRRGNKQADMVAKTLENWAIRDVGDRPHKLFLHFFESPSEILGEDGKVVGLRTERTALDGTGNVKGTGEFKDWDVTAVYRAVGYLSDKLPKLPWDIDSGTVPDEGGRVIQESGEHLQSTYVTGWIRRGPVGLIGHTKGDANETVSNLLDDFANGRLQTPDSPEPEAVEAFLTEREIRFTTWDGWYKLDAAEKALGEPQGRERVKIVEREDMLRESGA, translated from the coding sequence ATGCCCCGCCCCCTGCGGGTAGCCATTGTCGGAGCCGGCCCGGCCGGGATCTACGCCGCCGACGCCCTGCTCAAGTCCGACGTGGCCGCCGAACCCGGCGTGTCCATCGACCTCTTCGAGCGCATGCCGGCGCCGTTCGGCCTGATCCGTTACGGCGTGGCGCCCGACCACCCCCGCATCAAGGGCATCATCACGGCCCTCCACCAGGTGCTCGACAAGCCGCAGATCCGCCTCTTCGGCAACGTCGACTACCCGACCGACCTCAACCTGGACGATCTGCGCGCGTTCTACGACGCCGTGATCTTCTCCACCGGTGCGACGGCCGACCGGGCGCTGTCGATCCCGGGCATCGAGCTCGACGGGTCGTACGGCGCCGCGGACTTCGTGTCCTGGTACGACGGCCACCCGGACGTGCCGCGCACCTGGCCGCTTCAGGCGGAGAAGGTCGCCGTGCTCGGCGTCGGCAATGTCGCCCTCGACGTGGCCCGTGTCCTGGCCAAGACGGCGGACGAGCTGCTGCCGACGGAGATCCCGGCGAACGTCTACGACGGTCTGAAGGCCAACAAGGCCGTGGAGATCCACGTGTTCGGCCGACGTGGCCCGGCGCAGGCGAAGTTCAGCCCGATGGAGCTGCGCGAGCTGGACCACTCCCCCAACATCGAGGTCATCGTCGACCCCGAGGACATCGACTACGACGAGGGCTCGATCGAGACCCGGCGCGGCAACAAGCAGGCCGACATGGTCGCCAAGACCCTGGAGAACTGGGCGATCCGCGACGTCGGCGACCGGCCGCACAAGCTGTTCCTGCACTTCTTCGAGTCGCCCTCGGAGATCCTCGGCGAGGACGGCAAGGTCGTCGGCCTGCGCACCGAGCGCACCGCCCTCGACGGCACCGGCAACGTCAAGGGCACCGGTGAGTTCAAGGACTGGGACGTCACCGCGGTCTACCGCGCCGTCGGCTACCTCTCCGACAAACTCCCCAAGCTGCCCTGGGACATCGACTCGGGCACCGTCCCGGACGAGGGCGGCCGCGTCATACAGGAGTCCGGCGAGCACCTGCAGTCGACGTACGTCACCGGCTGGATCCGGCGCGGTCCGGTGGGCCTGATCGGCCACACCAAGGGTGACGCGAACGAGACGGTGTCGAACCTCCTGGACGACTTCGCGAACGGCCGTCTGCAGACGCCGGATTCGCCCGAGCCGGAGGCCGTGGAGGCGTTCCTCACCGAGCGCGAGATCCGCTTCACCACCTGGGACGGCTGGTACAAGCTCGACGCCGCCGAGAAGGCGCTGGGCGAGCCGCAGGGCCGTGAGCGCGTGAAGATCGTCGAGCGCGAGGACATGCTCCGGGAGAGCGGCGCCTGA
- a CDS encoding chitosanase, producing the protein MKHPTRTSRRTLLTLFGASLASAPLLNSPRAAALCAAAGLDDPAKKEIAMQLVSSAENSSLDWKAQYKYIEDIRDGRGYTAGIIGFCSGTGDMLDLVELYADRRPGNVLAPYLPALRRVNGTDSHDGLDPGFPRDWARAAQDQEFRRAQDHERDRVYFNPAVRQGRTDGLRVLGQFAYYDAIVMHGDGTDPTSFRNIRRRALNRSRPPARGGDEVTYLHAFLDARVWAMKQEEAHSDTSRVDTAQRVFLREGNLDLDPPLDWKVYGDSYHIG; encoded by the coding sequence GTGAAGCACCCCACCCGCACGTCGCGCCGCACTCTCCTCACCCTGTTCGGCGCGTCCCTGGCGTCAGCCCCACTCCTCAACTCCCCCCGTGCCGCCGCGCTCTGCGCCGCGGCGGGACTCGACGACCCGGCGAAGAAGGAGATCGCCATGCAGCTGGTGTCGAGCGCGGAGAACTCCTCGCTCGACTGGAAGGCGCAGTACAAGTACATCGAGGACATCCGTGACGGCCGCGGTTACACGGCCGGGATCATCGGCTTCTGCTCCGGCACGGGCGACATGCTCGACCTGGTCGAGCTGTACGCCGACCGCCGCCCCGGCAACGTCCTCGCCCCCTACCTCCCGGCACTGCGCCGGGTGAACGGCACCGACTCGCACGACGGACTCGACCCGGGCTTTCCCCGCGACTGGGCCCGGGCCGCGCAGGACCAGGAGTTCCGGCGGGCGCAGGACCACGAACGCGACCGGGTGTACTTCAACCCGGCCGTGCGGCAGGGCAGGACGGACGGGCTGCGCGTGCTGGGCCAGTTCGCGTACTACGACGCCATCGTCATGCACGGCGACGGCACCGACCCGACCAGCTTCCGCAACATCCGCAGGCGCGCCCTGAACCGGTCCCGGCCGCCGGCGCGGGGCGGCGACGAAGTCACCTATCTGCACGCCTTCCTGGACGCGCGGGTGTGGGCGATGAAGCAGGAGGAGGCGCACAGCGACACCAGCCGGGTCGACACGGCCCAGCGGGTCTTCCTGCGCGAGGGCAACCTCGACCTCGATCCGCCGCTCGACTGGAAGGTGTACGGGGACAGTTACCACATCGGCTGA
- a CDS encoding SpoIIE family protein phosphatase — protein sequence MVRLWGRSGPRSARRPSGERTRGAPVRVRGVPETGPSRGAPAEGRREGRFSAVRATLGGRSLAGQVFLLQVVIVLLLVVAAVVALVLQVRYDTTQEARHRSVAVAEAFANAPGTREALDSPDPTAVLQPRAEAAREATDVDFIVVMNTDGVRYTHPRPDRIGKTFVGNIGPALAGRVVTEEITGTIGPLVQAVVPVKDPDGKVVGLVSAGVTKATVGGTADRQLPLLLIAAAAALALSTAGTALVSKRLLRQTHGLGPDEMTRMYEHHDAVLHAVREGVIIVGTEGRLLLANDEAHRLLDLPADAEGHRVLHLGLAPDTAELLDSGRMATDEVHLVKDRLLAVNQRPTTLRGRPSGSVATLRDSTELRALSGRAEEARERLNMLYDAGVGIGTSLDVTRTAEELAELAVPRFADFATVDLFEAVLDGGQPEAATRLRRTACGGTHKDAPLYPVGEKIRFVDSSPQARALKDGQAVIEPRLDEAPGWRAQDLERSAQIVDFGIHSLVAVPLRAGSLVLGVVSFWRSRKAEPFDADEVALAEELVARAAVSIDNARRYTREHSMAVALQRSLLPRNLPEQNALDIAYRYLPAQAGVGGDWFDVLPLSGARVALVVGDVVGHGLHAAATMGRLRTAVHNFSALDLPPDELLALLDELVARIDQDETEDGDSAPVTGATCLYAVYDPVSQRCTIARAGHPPPALIRPDGSVDFPDVPAGPPLGLGGLPFETAELELAEDSRLVLYTDGLVEDRDRDIDEGLELLRAALARAGRSPEETCQAVLDARQPGRASDDIALIVARTRALGSELVAEWQVPSDPVAVAQVRSAVTRTLEAWGLEELSFTTELILSELVTNAIRYGGEPIRVRMLRDRSLICEVFDSSSTSPHLRYATMTDEGGRGLFLVAQLADRWGTRYLPAGKVIWAEQPLP from the coding sequence ATGGTCCGACTGTGGGGTCGTTCCGGGCCCCGGTCGGCCCGTCGTCCGAGCGGTGAGCGCACACGGGGTGCGCCCGTCCGCGTGCGAGGAGTGCCCGAAACCGGGCCGTCGCGCGGGGCCCCGGCCGAGGGGCGGCGCGAGGGGCGGTTCTCCGCGGTGCGGGCGACGCTGGGCGGGCGCAGCCTCGCCGGTCAGGTGTTCCTGCTGCAAGTGGTGATCGTGCTGCTGCTGGTCGTCGCCGCGGTGGTGGCGCTGGTGCTGCAGGTGCGCTACGACACCACGCAGGAGGCCCGCCATCGTTCGGTGGCCGTCGCCGAGGCGTTCGCGAACGCGCCGGGCACCCGGGAGGCGCTGGACAGCCCGGATCCCACCGCCGTGCTGCAACCGCGGGCCGAGGCGGCGCGGGAGGCGACGGACGTGGACTTCATCGTCGTCATGAACACCGACGGCGTCCGCTACACCCATCCAAGGCCGGACCGCATCGGCAAGACGTTCGTGGGGAACATCGGACCCGCACTGGCCGGGCGGGTCGTGACCGAGGAGATCACGGGCACCATCGGGCCGCTCGTCCAGGCGGTGGTGCCCGTCAAGGACCCCGACGGAAAGGTCGTCGGGCTGGTGTCGGCCGGGGTGACGAAGGCGACCGTGGGCGGTACGGCGGACCGGCAGCTGCCGCTCCTGCTGATCGCCGCGGCGGCGGCGCTCGCCCTGTCCACGGCGGGTACGGCCCTGGTCAGCAAGCGGCTGCTGCGGCAGACCCACGGTCTCGGGCCGGACGAGATGACCCGGATGTACGAGCACCACGACGCCGTCCTGCACGCCGTCCGGGAAGGCGTGATCATCGTCGGCACCGAGGGGCGGCTGCTGCTCGCCAACGACGAGGCGCACCGTCTGCTCGATCTGCCCGCGGACGCCGAGGGGCACCGAGTGCTCCACCTCGGTCTCGCCCCCGACACGGCCGAGCTGCTGGACTCCGGCCGGATGGCCACGGACGAGGTGCACCTGGTCAAGGACCGGCTGCTGGCGGTCAACCAGCGCCCCACCACCCTCAGGGGCCGCCCGTCCGGCAGCGTCGCCACCCTCCGCGACTCGACCGAGCTGCGCGCCCTGTCCGGCCGCGCCGAGGAGGCCCGCGAGCGCCTGAACATGCTGTACGACGCCGGTGTGGGCATCGGCACCAGCCTGGACGTCACCCGTACCGCCGAGGAACTGGCGGAGCTGGCGGTGCCCCGGTTCGCGGACTTCGCCACCGTCGACCTGTTCGAGGCCGTGCTGGACGGCGGGCAGCCGGAGGCGGCGACCCGGCTGCGGCGCACGGCGTGCGGCGGGACGCACAAGGACGCGCCGCTGTACCCGGTGGGCGAGAAGATCCGGTTCGTGGACTCCTCGCCGCAGGCTCGCGCGCTCAAGGACGGACAGGCCGTCATCGAGCCGCGGCTGGACGAGGCGCCGGGGTGGCGTGCCCAGGATCTGGAGCGGTCGGCGCAGATCGTGGACTTCGGCATCCACTCGCTGGTCGCGGTGCCGCTCAGGGCGGGGTCCCTGGTGCTGGGCGTGGTCAGCTTCTGGCGGTCGCGGAAGGCCGAGCCGTTCGACGCCGACGAGGTGGCGCTCGCGGAGGAGTTGGTCGCCCGGGCCGCGGTGTCCATCGACAACGCCCGCCGCTACACGCGCGAGCACAGCATGGCCGTGGCCCTGCAGCGCAGCCTGCTGCCCCGCAACCTGCCGGAGCAGAACGCGCTGGACATCGCCTACCGGTATCTGCCGGCGCAGGCCGGTGTGGGCGGGGACTGGTTCGACGTGCTGCCGCTGTCCGGCGCCCGGGTCGCGCTGGTGGTGGGCGACGTCGTCGGGCACGGGCTGCACGCGGCGGCCACGATGGGCCGGCTGCGTACGGCGGTGCACAACTTCTCCGCCCTGGACCTGCCGCCCGACGAACTGCTCGCGCTCCTCGACGAGCTGGTCGCCCGGATCGACCAGGACGAGACGGAGGACGGCGACAGCGCCCCGGTGACCGGCGCGACCTGTCTGTACGCGGTCTACGACCCGGTGTCCCAGCGGTGCACGATCGCCCGCGCCGGCCATCCGCCGCCGGCCCTGATCCGGCCGGACGGCTCGGTCGACTTCCCGGATGTGCCCGCCGGTCCTCCGCTGGGCCTGGGCGGGCTGCCGTTCGAGACGGCCGAGCTGGAGCTGGCGGAGGACAGCCGGCTCGTGCTGTACACGGACGGGCTCGTGGAGGACCGCGACCGGGACATCGACGAGGGTCTGGAGCTGCTGCGCGCCGCGCTGGCCCGGGCCGGCCGCTCGCCGGAGGAGACCTGCCAGGCCGTGCTGGACGCCCGGCAGCCGGGCCGGGCGAGCGACGACATCGCGCTGATCGTGGCGCGTACCCGGGCGCTCGGGTCCGAGCTGGTCGCCGAGTGGCAGGTGCCGTCCGATCCGGTGGCCGTGGCCCAGGTGCGGTCCGCCGTGACACGGACGCTGGAGGCCTGGGGGCTGGAGGAGCTGTCGTTCACCACGGAGCTGATCCTGAGCGAGCTGGTCACCAACGCGATCCGGTACGGCGGTGAGCCGATCCGGGTGCGCATGCTGCGCGACCGCAGTCTGATCTGCGAGGTCTTCGACAGCAGCAGCACCTCGCCGCATCTGCGCTACGCGACCATGACGGACGAGGGCGGCCGCGGCCTGTTCCTCGTCGCGCAGCTGGCGGACCGCTGGGGCACGCGGTACCTGCCCGCGGGCAAGGTGATCTGGGCGGAGCAGCCGCTGCCGTAG
- a CDS encoding SpoIIE family protein phosphatase has protein sequence MTGSAEGAERTPGRLAALLIDASAEAISAAGGLAGGVYLRSRTPGLLRLAVLEGLPGPLFRPWWRVHVDRPFPVADAYRLGVEVVLPNATEAMRRYPQYAAGLPFPFGSLYLPVAGRSGVFGVLTVLRPTAADATELLPVRERMARLAEELGAALDKLEDQDASAVTWEDGPLCVRPPASRPPSGHLGRFAWDPATGLLTADERLNVVLGAVAAEAHGTAEGFADAVAPADAERILAALREAAGGRPPALPLFVRGPDGAPRLVEVWGPYDDAARARASTVRGVVLDPGPGTVADAAADLLPDGVLSLDRLGTVVYANPHAARLLRRPRTELLGRALWEGVPWLNQPALEDHLRGALLSPDPVHFHVRRPSAHGREPAADAIAGDWLALSVYPGPDLLTCTLRLGPRVADSPSGPPDALGSPETAGAPSLSPLYRPIVLAIALTEAVTARQVSAVVMRELLPAFGGRRLAIYLLQERHLYLAWETGFPKGFLAPFDGVGLDERLPGVETLTSGRPLFYDSMQQLADAYPGIALDATEGARAFLPLIASGRSVGSCILGFDRPRSFSTEERTVLTAMAGLIAHAMEKAQRYESEAALARGLQQALLPRRLSQHPLMETAGRYLPGTQGMEVGGDWYDVVAAGDGLALVIGDVQGHGVQAAATMGQLRSAVRAFALGDRPPDEVMSGTNHLLIDLDAGLFASCCYIRLDPVTGVAQAAVAGHPRPLLRRPDGRTHVVDLPGGVVLGVDPQATYPVTELRMEPGAVLALYTDGLVERPGVDIDDGISALRVALARAGAPGARPGGRSLAGVADRLTATARHTADRPDDIALLLATRRATPPPRK, from the coding sequence ATGACTGGGAGCGCCGAGGGCGCAGAGCGCACGCCCGGCAGGCTGGCGGCGCTGCTGATCGATGCCTCGGCGGAGGCGATCAGCGCGGCCGGTGGCCTCGCCGGAGGGGTCTATCTGCGCTCCCGCACGCCCGGGCTGCTGCGGCTGGCGGTGCTGGAGGGGTTGCCAGGGCCGTTGTTCCGGCCGTGGTGGCGGGTGCATGTGGACCGGCCGTTCCCCGTCGCGGACGCCTACCGGCTCGGGGTGGAGGTCGTGCTGCCGAACGCGACGGAGGCGATGCGCCGCTATCCGCAGTACGCGGCCGGCTTGCCGTTCCCGTTCGGGTCCCTGTACCTCCCCGTCGCGGGCAGGTCGGGCGTCTTCGGTGTGCTGACCGTGCTGCGGCCGACGGCGGCGGACGCCACGGAGCTGCTGCCCGTACGCGAGCGCATGGCGCGGCTGGCCGAGGAGCTGGGGGCGGCGCTGGACAAACTGGAGGACCAGGACGCGTCGGCGGTGACCTGGGAGGACGGGCCCCTGTGTGTGCGGCCGCCGGCCAGCCGTCCGCCCTCCGGGCATCTCGGACGGTTCGCCTGGGATCCGGCGACGGGTCTTCTGACGGCGGACGAGCGGCTGAACGTCGTCCTGGGTGCGGTCGCGGCGGAAGCCCATGGCACCGCGGAGGGGTTCGCGGACGCGGTCGCCCCGGCGGACGCGGAGCGGATCCTGGCGGCGCTGCGGGAGGCGGCCGGTGGCCGGCCGCCGGCTCTGCCGCTGTTCGTGCGCGGCCCCGACGGTGCGCCACGGCTGGTCGAGGTCTGGGGGCCGTACGACGACGCGGCTCGTGCCCGGGCGTCGACCGTCCGGGGGGTCGTCCTCGATCCGGGGCCGGGCACAGTGGCGGACGCGGCGGCCGATCTGCTGCCGGACGGTGTGCTGAGCCTGGACCGGCTGGGGACGGTCGTCTACGCCAACCCGCACGCGGCCCGGCTGCTGCGCCGGCCACGCACCGAGCTGCTGGGCCGGGCCCTGTGGGAGGGCGTGCCATGGCTCAACCAGCCCGCCCTGGAGGACCATCTGCGCGGAGCGCTGCTGTCCCCGGATCCGGTGCATTTCCATGTCCGAAGGCCGTCCGCCCACGGCCGTGAGCCCGCCGCCGACGCGATCGCGGGCGACTGGCTCGCCCTGTCCGTCTATCCCGGACCGGACCTGCTGACCTGCACGCTCCGGCTGGGGCCCCGGGTGGCGGACAGCCCGTCCGGCCCCCCGGACGCGCTCGGCTCGCCGGAGACGGCCGGTGCGCCGTCGCTCTCTCCGCTGTACCGCCCCATCGTGCTCGCCATCGCACTCACCGAGGCGGTCACCGCCCGTCAGGTGTCCGCCGTGGTGATGCGGGAGCTGCTGCCCGCGTTCGGCGGCCGTCGGCTGGCCATCTATCTGCTCCAGGAGCGGCACCTGTACCTGGCCTGGGAGACCGGCTTCCCGAAGGGGTTCCTCGCCCCGTTCGACGGGGTGGGCCTCGACGAGCGGCTCCCCGGGGTCGAGACGCTGACCAGCGGGCGCCCGCTGTTCTACGACTCGATGCAGCAGCTCGCCGATGCCTACCCGGGCATCGCCCTGGACGCGACGGAGGGGGCGCGCGCCTTCCTGCCGCTGATCGCCTCCGGGCGGTCCGTCGGCTCCTGCATTCTCGGCTTCGACCGGCCGCGCAGCTTCAGCACCGAGGAACGTACGGTGCTCACCGCCATGGCCGGGCTGATCGCCCACGCCATGGAGAAGGCACAGCGCTACGAGAGCGAGGCCGCGCTGGCCCGTGGGCTGCAGCAGGCGCTGCTCCCCCGGCGGCTGTCGCAGCACCCGCTGATGGAGACCGCCGGACGCTATCTGCCCGGCACCCAGGGCATGGAGGTGGGCGGTGACTGGTACGACGTGGTCGCCGCCGGGGACGGTCTGGCCCTGGTCATCGGCGATGTACAGGGGCACGGCGTGCAGGCGGCGGCCACCATGGGCCAGCTGCGCAGCGCCGTCCGGGCCTTCGCCCTCGGTGACCGGCCGCCCGACGAGGTCATGAGCGGCACCAACCACCTGCTCATCGACCTCGACGCCGGCCTGTTCGCGAGCTGCTGCTACATCCGGCTCGACCCCGTGACCGGCGTCGCCCAGGCGGCCGTGGCCGGGCATCCGCGGCCGCTGCTGCGCCGCCCGGACGGCCGTACGCATGTGGTCGACCTGCCCGGCGGGGTGGTGCTGGGCGTGGACCCGCAGGCGACGTATCCGGTGACGGAGCTGCGGATGGAGCCCGGTGCCGTGCTGGCGTTGTACACGGACGGGCTGGTCGAGCGGCCCGGTGTCGACATCGATGACGGCATCAGCGCGCTGCGGGTGGCGCTGGCCAGGGCCGGTGCCCCCGGCGCCCGGCCGGGCGGGCGTTCGCTGGCGGGCGTGGCCGACCGGCTCACCGCGACCGCCCGGCACACGGCGGACCGCCCCGACGACATCGCGCTGCTGCTGGCCACGCGACGTGCCACTCCCCCGCCCCGGAAGTGA